The following are encoded together in the Chanodichthys erythropterus isolate Z2021 chromosome 16, ASM2448905v1, whole genome shotgun sequence genome:
- the LOC137003131 gene encoding prolyl 4-hydroxylase subunit alpha-2-like, whose amino-acid sequence MAVKELRVFIVCIWTVYSAAGHEFFSSTDQIAQLYGKMKDLLKVFSRCIDAKNVATTKSVLLNLLLSYSDSENPEEAMRNPVAAYRLLRQLRNDLIFIEEHIKPNLYQCKEYHDDLDAKLPEIPQLEDLDGAASGLIRLQEIYKLHPEDITKETSLNADEAYHVGLVAYDEHKFQHAFLWFLYSLDRLTEYSTTTEEELLRYLISSAYHFGSLPVAIYFSQELLNLDPSNDEVRVQLNWLLHLQSNPDIFTLNTESSNYETLCRGEVDERTSTRQRVLSCRYSTGGGNPRLMYAPVKEEVEWDEPLIIRYHGIISDREIEILKNISRPQISRSQVGKGTVSDLRTSQSVFLEENYTVARINQRIADISGLSMESEESAESLHVQNYWIGGRYEPHYDAWSEHHRLHGGAASLTVSAASRLSIECEKLSFLEEEKKALFVRV is encoded by the exons ATGGCTGTAAAGGAACTGAGAGTATTCATTGTGTGTATTTGGACTGTCTATTCTGCTGCTGGGCATGAATTCTTCTCATCAACTG ATCAAATTGCACAGCTATATGGGAAGATGAAAGACCTTCTGAAGGTCTTCAGCCGGTGCATTGATGCTAAGAATGTAGCGACAACGAAGAG TGTTCTTCTGAATCTTCTGCTTTCATACTCTGACTCTGAGAACCCTGAGGAAGCCATGAGAAACCCTGTGGCAGCTTACAGACTCCTCAGACAACTGAGAAATGATTTGATATTTATTGAAGAACACATTAAGCCAAATCTTTATCAGTGTAAAGAGTATCATGACGACTTGGACGCAAAGCTCCCAGAGATCCCACAGCTGGAGGACTTGGATGGTGCAGCTTCAGGACTGATCAGACTGCAAGAAATCTACAAACTCCACCCAGAAGACATCACAAAGG AAACATCTCTAAATGCAGATGAAGCCTACCATGTGGGGTTGGTCGCTTATGATGAGCATAAATTCCAGCATGCCTTTCTGTGGTTTCTGTACAGTCTGGACAGATTAACAGAATACTCAACCACTACTGAGGAAGAGTTGCTCCGTTACCTTATTTCATCAGCCTATCATTTTGGCAGCCTACCTGTGGCAATCTACTTCAGCCAAGAGCTTCTAAATCTGG ATCCAAGTAATGATGAAGTCAGAGTTCAGCTGAACTGGCTTCTTCACTTACAGAGCAACCCTGACATATTCACACTGAACACAGAGTCAAGTAACTATGAGACACTGTGCAGAGGAGAGGTTGATGAGAGGACAAGTACG AGGCAGAGGGTGCTGTCCTGTAGGTACAGCACAGGTGGAGGAAACCCCAGACTGATGTACGCACCAGTGAAAGAGGAAGTGGAGTGGGACGAACCTCTCATCATCAGATATCATGGCATTATatcagacagagagatagagATCCTGAAGAATATCTCCAGACCTCAA ATTTCTAGGTCTCAGGTTGGAAAGGGCACAGTCTCAGACTTACGTACTTCTCAAAG tgtttttctAGAAGAGAATTACACTGTTGCTCGCATCAATCAGAGGATAGCAGACATCTCGGGACTCTCCATGGAATCAGAGGAATCAGCTGAATCTCTACAT GTTCAGAATTACTGGATTGGTGGCAGATATGAACCGCATTATGATGCATGG AGCGAGCATCACCGATTACACGGGGGAGCTGCAAGCCTGACTGTATCTGCAGCATCTCGCCTGAGCATAGAGTGTGAGAAGCTGTCGTTTCTAGAGGAGGAGAAAAAAGCTCTTTTTGTGAGGGTGTAA
- the LOC137003444 gene encoding prolyl 4-hydroxylase subunit alpha-1-like isoform X1 yields MAIKELTVFMVCFWIVYSVAEHEYFSSTDQIAQLYGKMKDLLKVFSQCNDAANVETTKSVLPNLLFSYSDSENPEEAMRNPVAAYRLLGQMRNDLIFIEQHIQPNLYLCEEYHDELDAKLPDIPQLEDVDAAASGLIRLQEIYRLHPEDITKETSLNADEAYHVGLVAYNENKFQHAFLWFLYSLDRLTEYSTTTEEELLHSLSFSAYHFGSLSVAIYFSQELLNLDPSNDEVRVQLNWLLRLQSNPDISTLNTESSDYETLCRGEVDERTSKRQRALSCRYSTGGGNPRLMYAPVKEEMEWDEPLIIRYHDIISDREIEILKNISISQLSRSQIGKGTVSDIRTSQSVFLEENYTVSRINQRIADISGLSMESEESAESLHVQNYGIGGRYEPHYDAWDNENERIATFLIYMSDVEIGGATVFPKVGVALQPEKGSAVFWYNLHKNGTLDLKTLHAGCPVLMGNKWVANKWILEYGQVFRRPCSLSDRE; encoded by the exons ATGGCCATAAAGGAATTGACAGTATTTATGGTGTGTTTTTGGATTGTCTATTCTGTTGCTGAGCATGAATACTTCTCATCAACAG ATCAAATTGCACAGCTATATGGGAAGATGAAAGACCTTCTGAAGGTCTTCAGTCAGTGCAATGATGCTGCGAATGTAGAGACAACGAAGAG TGTTCTTCCGAATCTTCTGTTTTCATACTCTGACTCTGAGAACCCTGAGGAAGCCATGAGAAACCCTGTGGCAGCTTACAGACTCCTCGGACAAATGAGAAATGATTtgatatttattgaacaacacaTTCAGCCAAACCTTTATCTGTGTGAAGAGTATCATGATGAGTTGGACGCAAAGCTCCCAGATATCCCACAGCTGGAGGACGTGGATGCTGCAGCTTCAGGACTGATCAGACTGCAAGAAATCTACAGACTCCACCCAGAAGACATCACAAAGG AAACATCTTTAAATGCAGATGAAGCCTACCATGTGGGGTTGGTCGCTTATAATGAGAATAAATTCCAGCATGCCTTTCTCTGGTTTCTGTACAGTCTGGACAGATTAACAGAATACTCAACCACAACTGAGGAAGAGTTGCTCCATTCTCTTAGTTTCTCAGCCTATCATTTTGGCAGCCTATCTGTGGCAATCTACTTCAGCCAAGAGCTTCTAAATCTGG ATCCAAGTAATGATGAAGTCAGAGTTCAGCTGAACTGGCTTCTTCGCTTACAGAGCAACCCTGACATATCCACACTGAACACAGAGTCAAGTGACTATGAGACACTGTGCAGAGGAGAGGTTGACGAGAGG acCTCCAAGAGGCAGAGGGCGCTGTCCTGTAGGTACAGCACAGGTGGAGGAAACCCCAGACTGATGTACGCACCAGTGAAAGAGGAAATGGAGTGGGACGAACCTCTCATCATCAGATATCATGACATTATatcagacagagagatagagATCCTGAAGAATATCTCCATAAGtcaa CTTTCTAGGTCTCAGATTGGAAAAGGCACAGTCTCAGACATCCGTACTTCTCAAAG tgtttttctAGAAGAGAATTACACTGTTTCTCGCATCAATCAGAGGATAGCAGACATCTCGGGACTCTCCATGGAATCAGAGGAATCAGCTGAATCTCTACAT gttcagaattacgggatTGGTGGCAGATATGAACCGCATTATGATGCATGG GATAATGAGAATGAAAGGATTGCTACATtcttaatttat ATGAGTGATGTGGAGATAGGGGGCGCCACTGTGTTCCCTAAAGTTGGAGTTGCATTGCAGCCAGAAAAG GGTTCAGCTGTGTTTTGGTACAACCTCCACAAGAATGGTACACTGGATTTGAAAACGCTGCATGCTGGATGCCCTGTGTTAATGGGTAACAAATGGG tgGCTAATAAATGGATTCTTGAGTATGGACAGGTGTTCAGGAGACCCTGTTCTTTGTCAGACAGGGAGTGA
- the LOC137003444 gene encoding prolyl 4-hydroxylase subunit alpha-1-like isoform X2: protein MAIKELTVFMVCFWIVYSVAEHEYFSSTDQIAQLYGKMKDLLKVFSQCNDAANVETTKSVLPNLLFSYSDSENPEEAMRNPVAAYRLLGQMRNDLIFIEQHIQPNLYLCEEYHDELDAKLPDIPQLEDVDAAASGLIRLQEIYRLHPEDITKDEAYHVGLVAYNENKFQHAFLWFLYSLDRLTEYSTTTEEELLHSLSFSAYHFGSLSVAIYFSQELLNLDPSNDEVRVQLNWLLRLQSNPDISTLNTESSDYETLCRGEVDERTSKRQRALSCRYSTGGGNPRLMYAPVKEEMEWDEPLIIRYHDIISDREIEILKNISISQLSRSQIGKGTVSDIRTSQSVFLEENYTVSRINQRIADISGLSMESEESAESLHVQNYGIGGRYEPHYDAWDNENERIATFLIYMSDVEIGGATVFPKVGVALQPEKGSAVFWYNLHKNGTLDLKTLHAGCPVLMGNKWVANKWILEYGQVFRRPCSLSDRE from the exons ATGGCCATAAAGGAATTGACAGTATTTATGGTGTGTTTTTGGATTGTCTATTCTGTTGCTGAGCATGAATACTTCTCATCAACAG ATCAAATTGCACAGCTATATGGGAAGATGAAAGACCTTCTGAAGGTCTTCAGTCAGTGCAATGATGCTGCGAATGTAGAGACAACGAAGAG TGTTCTTCCGAATCTTCTGTTTTCATACTCTGACTCTGAGAACCCTGAGGAAGCCATGAGAAACCCTGTGGCAGCTTACAGACTCCTCGGACAAATGAGAAATGATTtgatatttattgaacaacacaTTCAGCCAAACCTTTATCTGTGTGAAGAGTATCATGATGAGTTGGACGCAAAGCTCCCAGATATCCCACAGCTGGAGGACGTGGATGCTGCAGCTTCAGGACTGATCAGACTGCAAGAAATCTACAGACTCCACCCAGAAGACATCACAAAGG ATGAAGCCTACCATGTGGGGTTGGTCGCTTATAATGAGAATAAATTCCAGCATGCCTTTCTCTGGTTTCTGTACAGTCTGGACAGATTAACAGAATACTCAACCACAACTGAGGAAGAGTTGCTCCATTCTCTTAGTTTCTCAGCCTATCATTTTGGCAGCCTATCTGTGGCAATCTACTTCAGCCAAGAGCTTCTAAATCTGG ATCCAAGTAATGATGAAGTCAGAGTTCAGCTGAACTGGCTTCTTCGCTTACAGAGCAACCCTGACATATCCACACTGAACACAGAGTCAAGTGACTATGAGACACTGTGCAGAGGAGAGGTTGACGAGAGG acCTCCAAGAGGCAGAGGGCGCTGTCCTGTAGGTACAGCACAGGTGGAGGAAACCCCAGACTGATGTACGCACCAGTGAAAGAGGAAATGGAGTGGGACGAACCTCTCATCATCAGATATCATGACATTATatcagacagagagatagagATCCTGAAGAATATCTCCATAAGtcaa CTTTCTAGGTCTCAGATTGGAAAAGGCACAGTCTCAGACATCCGTACTTCTCAAAG tgtttttctAGAAGAGAATTACACTGTTTCTCGCATCAATCAGAGGATAGCAGACATCTCGGGACTCTCCATGGAATCAGAGGAATCAGCTGAATCTCTACAT gttcagaattacgggatTGGTGGCAGATATGAACCGCATTATGATGCATGG GATAATGAGAATGAAAGGATTGCTACATtcttaatttat ATGAGTGATGTGGAGATAGGGGGCGCCACTGTGTTCCCTAAAGTTGGAGTTGCATTGCAGCCAGAAAAG GGTTCAGCTGTGTTTTGGTACAACCTCCACAAGAATGGTACACTGGATTTGAAAACGCTGCATGCTGGATGCCCTGTGTTAATGGGTAACAAATGGG tgGCTAATAAATGGATTCTTGAGTATGGACAGGTGTTCAGGAGACCCTGTTCTTTGTCAGACAGGGAGTGA